Proteins from a genomic interval of Pseudomonas sp. RC10:
- a CDS encoding helix-turn-helix domain-containing protein: MNDISAPSSENVSLLERIRMGEVLARDCPSREILNHVCSRWGVLVLVVLLDGMHRFSELRRKIGGVSEKMLSQILQSLEQDGFVDRKALPVVPPHVEYTLTPMGKEVALQVDGLTTWIEQNLPRILEAREARGVEVAEPL; this comes from the coding sequence ATGAACGATATTTCTGCGCCCTCCAGCGAAAACGTTTCCCTTCTCGAACGCATTCGCATGGGCGAAGTGCTGGCCCGGGATTGCCCGTCCCGGGAAATTCTCAATCACGTGTGCAGCCGTTGGGGCGTGCTGGTGTTGGTGGTGCTGCTGGATGGCATGCACCGGTTCAGCGAGCTGCGCCGCAAGATCGGCGGGGTCAGCGAGAAGATGCTCTCGCAAATCCTGCAAAGTCTGGAGCAGGACGGCTTCGTGGACCGCAAGGCGCTGCCCGTCGTCCCGCCTCACGTTGAATACACGCTGACGCCCATGGGCAAGGAAGTGGCGTTGCAGGTCGACGGCCTGACCACGTGGATCGAGCAGAACCTGCCGCGCATTCTGGAAGCGCGGGAGGCTCGCGGGGTTGAAGTGGCCGAGCCGTTATAA
- a CDS encoding cytochrome c: MKTLLTACAGLIALSVSLAHAETGADSYNLVQKGRYLATVGDCTACHTLPGKPLFSGGVVLDTPFGKLAGANITPDPVNGIGRWTFDDFQNAMSKGHGLDGKRLYGAMPYTAYTKVRREDNLAIFAYLKTVDASDHKVETNQLPFPFNVRTSLIGWNLLNFKEGEFKADPQKSEQWNRGAYLVEGLGHCGTCHTPKNITGGDKGGQFLTGANLQNWVAPNITSTGHDGLQAWNENDIVQYLKTGANRFDIASGPMAEEVEHSSQHWNDQDLMAVAVYLKDGAKPVDAPKPVAATDASMVAGKAIYADRCSACHTPNGEGAAHLFPKLAMAPLINSNDPSSLIRVVLAGSRAGATDAAPTAPAMPAFGWNLSDDNVADVLTYVRNTWGNAAPAVSSAEVKDVREALTPK; the protein is encoded by the coding sequence ATGAAGACGCTTCTGACTGCCTGTGCGGGCTTGATCGCACTGTCCGTTTCCCTGGCTCACGCCGAAACCGGCGCGGATTCCTACAACCTCGTGCAAAAAGGCCGCTACCTGGCCACGGTCGGCGACTGCACCGCGTGCCACACCTTGCCGGGCAAGCCGCTGTTCTCCGGTGGCGTGGTGCTCGACACGCCATTCGGCAAACTGGCCGGCGCTAACATCACGCCGGACCCGGTGAATGGCATCGGTCGCTGGACGTTTGACGACTTCCAGAACGCCATGTCCAAAGGCCACGGTCTGGACGGCAAACGCCTGTATGGCGCCATGCCGTACACCGCGTACACCAAGGTGCGTCGCGAGGACAACCTGGCGATTTTTGCGTACCTGAAAACCGTCGATGCGTCGGACCACAAGGTCGAAACCAACCAGTTGCCCTTCCCGTTCAACGTGCGCACCAGCCTGATCGGCTGGAACCTGCTCAACTTCAAGGAAGGCGAATTCAAGGCCGATCCGCAGAAGTCCGAGCAATGGAACCGCGGTGCGTATCTGGTGGAAGGCCTGGGCCACTGCGGCACGTGCCACACGCCGAAGAACATCACCGGCGGTGACAAGGGCGGCCAGTTCCTGACGGGCGCCAACCTGCAGAACTGGGTGGCACCGAACATCACGTCCACCGGCCACGACGGTCTGCAGGCCTGGAATGAAAACGACATCGTTCAGTACCTGAAAACCGGCGCCAACCGCTTCGACATCGCTTCCGGGCCGATGGCTGAAGAGGTGGAACACTCGTCGCAGCACTGGAACGATCAGGACCTGATGGCCGTTGCCGTCTACCTCAAAGACGGCGCCAAGCCGGTGGATGCGCCGAAACCGGTTGCGGCCACGGACGCCTCAATGGTCGCGGGCAAGGCGATCTACGCTGACCGCTGCTCGGCATGCCACACGCCGAACGGTGAAGGCGCTGCTCACCTGTTCCCGAAACTGGCCATGGCCCCGCTGATCAACAGCAACGACCCGTCGTCGCTGATCCGTGTGGTCTTGGCCGGCAGCCGCGCAGGCGCCACCGACGCGGCACCCACCGCGCCGGCGATGCCTGCGTTCGGCTGGAACCTGTCGGATGACAACGTCGCCGACGTCCTGACCTACGTGCGCAACACCTGGGGCAATGCTGCGCCCGCGGTGTCCAGTGCTGAGGTGAAAGACGTGCGTGAGGCGTTGACGCCGAAGTAA
- a CDS encoding gluconate 2-dehydrogenase subunit 3 family protein codes for MTEKPKGLTRRQLLKSSATTLAVGAAATAKAATVVGVPEWVPFDHNGPMHYDTPGWQFFTAAEASAVEAIVARLIPADELSVSGKDAGCAVFIDRQLAGEYGTFSRLYMQGPFEKGTPMQGDQSELVPRDRYRLGLAGLESYCQKQFQKSFAALAPEQQDKVLTGLEKGEVVLDGIDAKLFFQQVLGNTMEGFFADPVYGGNRDMVSWKMIGFPGARYDYRPYIAQHNQKLNLVPLSISGSTAWTKKG; via the coding sequence ATGACAGAAAAACCCAAGGGCCTCACCCGCCGCCAGTTGCTGAAGTCCTCGGCAACGACGCTGGCCGTGGGCGCTGCTGCCACCGCCAAGGCGGCCACCGTTGTCGGTGTGCCGGAGTGGGTCCCCTTCGACCACAACGGTCCGATGCATTACGACACCCCCGGCTGGCAGTTCTTCACCGCCGCCGAAGCCAGCGCGGTGGAGGCCATCGTGGCGCGCCTGATTCCGGCGGACGAGCTGAGCGTGAGCGGCAAAGACGCCGGTTGCGCGGTGTTCATCGACCGTCAGCTCGCCGGTGAATACGGCACCTTCAGCCGTCTGTACATGCAAGGCCCGTTCGAGAAAGGCACCCCGATGCAGGGTGATCAGTCCGAACTCGTACCCCGCGACCGCTACCGTCTGGGTCTCGCCGGGCTTGAGAGCTACTGTCAGAAGCAATTTCAGAAAAGCTTCGCCGCCCTCGCCCCGGAGCAGCAGGACAAGGTGCTGACGGGCCTGGAAAAGGGTGAGGTCGTCCTCGACGGCATCGACGCCAAGCTGTTCTTCCAGCAAGTGCTGGGCAACACCATGGAAGGCTTCTTCGCCGACCCGGTCTACGGCGGCAACCGCGACATGGTCTCCTGGAAAATGATCGGTTTTCCCGGTGCCCGGTACGACTACCGCCCCTACATCGCTCAGCACAATCAGAAGCTGAACCTGGTGCCGCTTTCCATTTCCGGTAGCACCGCCTGGACCAAGAAGGGTTAA
- a CDS encoding NAD(P)H-dependent oxidoreductase: MPHLLYIESSPRKQRSATIEVAKAFIDAWQAQHTIATVDTMDVWNEPLPAFDGATLDAKYAGIQGVERTPDQAAAWARISELAERFLKADIILFGVPMWNFGIPYTLKHLIDVVSQKDLLFTFDERGLNGLLGGRKVVVIAARGAPLDRAEHQIAYMTTWSEMVGIDEQFNIVIEKTLLGPDVDAESRQTATKAAIDLAATL; the protein is encoded by the coding sequence ATGCCGCATTTGCTCTACATCGAAAGCTCACCCCGCAAACAACGCTCCGCGACGATCGAGGTCGCCAAGGCTTTCATCGATGCCTGGCAGGCGCAGCACACCATTGCCACGGTGGACACGATGGACGTGTGGAATGAACCACTGCCCGCCTTCGACGGCGCGACACTGGACGCCAAATACGCGGGCATTCAAGGCGTGGAACGCACGCCTGATCAGGCGGCGGCCTGGGCCCGCATCAGCGAGCTGGCAGAGCGTTTCCTCAAAGCCGACATCATTCTGTTCGGCGTGCCAATGTGGAATTTCGGCATCCCCTACACCCTCAAGCATTTGATCGACGTGGTCAGCCAGAAAGACCTGCTGTTCACCTTCGACGAGCGCGGATTGAACGGCCTGCTCGGTGGCCGCAAGGTGGTGGTCATCGCCGCCCGTGGTGCACCGCTGGACCGCGCCGAACACCAGATCGCCTACATGACCACCTGGAGCGAAATGGTCGGCATCGACGAACAATTCAACATCGTCATCGAGAAAACCCTGCTCGGCCCGGACGTGGACGCCGAGTCCCGCCAGACCGCGACCAAAGCCGCCATCGACCTCGCCGCCACTTTATAA
- a CDS encoding GMC family oxidoreductase, translated as MAKKLPSTDVVVVGLGWAGSIIANELADEGLNIIGFERGPWRDTAADFNIASAADELRYNRRQDLMLRTRQNTTTIRNNVTETALPMRSWGSFHPGNGTGGAGNHWAGITFRFQPHEFRLHSYLTERYGKELSPELTLQDWGTDWDEMEPFYTKFDRLAGVSGKAGNIKGVIQEGGNTFEGARSEEYPNPPTEQTYAPTLFAEAAKNLGYKPFPVPSALVSKPYVNSLGVAMGPCTYCGFCTNYGCANYSKASAITTVLPVLIRKPNFTAMTNCEVLRVTLDSSGKRATGIVYMDANGDEWEQPAELVVISAFIFENVRLMLLSGIGQPYDPVTNTGTTGRNYAYQTANSVRMFFDDKNFNPFIGGGAIGMGIDEFNNDNFDHSGLGFVGGGSTRVTPIGAAPIDSRPLPPGTPAWGSEWKKATVKNYAANMSIGCEASSYATRTNYLSLDPTYKDPLGRPLLRITFDFPENDRKMAAYVTGKVGEIAKSMNPRQMVPSSQQGHWNSAPYQSSHIVGGFIMGADPKNSSVNKYLQVWGVPNLFVVGSSAFPQNPGYNPTGTVAALAFKAADAIRTRYLKRPGEMISV; from the coding sequence ATGGCCAAAAAACTACCTTCCACGGACGTCGTGGTCGTCGGACTCGGCTGGGCCGGGTCTATCATCGCCAACGAACTGGCGGATGAAGGGCTGAACATCATCGGTTTCGAACGTGGCCCGTGGCGCGACACCGCCGCCGACTTCAACATCGCGTCCGCCGCTGACGAACTGCGCTACAACCGTCGTCAGGACCTGATGCTGCGCACGCGCCAGAACACCACGACGATTCGCAACAACGTCACTGAAACCGCGCTGCCGATGCGCAGTTGGGGATCGTTTCACCCCGGCAATGGCACGGGCGGCGCAGGCAACCACTGGGCGGGCATAACCTTCCGCTTCCAGCCCCATGAATTCCGTCTGCACAGCTACCTGACCGAGCGTTACGGCAAAGAGCTGTCGCCCGAATTGACCCTGCAAGACTGGGGCACCGACTGGGACGAAATGGAGCCGTTCTACACCAAGTTCGATCGCCTCGCAGGCGTGTCGGGCAAGGCCGGCAACATCAAGGGCGTGATCCAGGAAGGCGGCAACACCTTCGAAGGCGCGCGTTCGGAGGAATACCCGAACCCGCCGACCGAGCAGACTTACGCGCCGACGCTGTTCGCCGAAGCCGCGAAAAACCTCGGCTACAAACCCTTCCCGGTGCCTTCGGCGCTGGTGTCCAAGCCTTACGTCAACTCCCTTGGCGTGGCGATGGGCCCGTGCACCTATTGCGGGTTCTGCACCAACTACGGCTGCGCCAACTATTCCAAGGCCAGCGCCATTACCACCGTATTGCCGGTGCTGATCCGCAAGCCAAACTTCACCGCGATGACCAACTGCGAAGTCCTGCGCGTGACCCTGGACAGCAGCGGCAAACGCGCCACCGGCATCGTTTACATGGACGCCAACGGTGACGAGTGGGAACAGCCCGCCGAACTGGTGGTGATCAGCGCGTTCATCTTCGAAAACGTGCGCCTGATGCTGCTGTCCGGCATCGGTCAACCGTACGACCCGGTCACCAACACCGGCACCACGGGCCGCAATTACGCCTACCAGACCGCCAACAGCGTGCGGATGTTCTTCGATGACAAGAACTTCAACCCGTTCATCGGCGGCGGCGCCATCGGCATGGGCATCGACGAGTTCAACAACGACAACTTCGACCACTCGGGTCTGGGGTTCGTCGGCGGCGGCAGCACCCGGGTCACCCCGATTGGCGCAGCGCCCATCGACTCGCGCCCTCTCCCGCCCGGCACCCCGGCGTGGGGTTCGGAATGGAAGAAAGCCACGGTCAAGAACTACGCCGCCAACATGTCCATCGGCTGTGAAGCGAGCAGTTACGCGACCCGCACCAACTACCTGTCCCTCGATCCGACTTACAAAGACCCGCTGGGCCGTCCGCTGCTGCGCATCACCTTCGACTTCCCGGAGAACGACCGCAAGATGGCGGCCTACGTCACGGGCAAGGTCGGGGAAATCGCCAAGAGCATGAACCCGCGCCAGATGGTGCCGAGTTCCCAACAAGGTCACTGGAACAGCGCGCCGTACCAGTCGTCGCACATCGTCGGTGGCTTCATCATGGGCGCCGATCCGAAGAACAGTTCGGTCAACAAATACCTGCAAGTGTGGGGCGTGCCGAACCTGTTCGTGGTCGGTTCGTCAGCCTTCCCGCAAAACCCTGGCTACAACCCGACCGGCACCGTCGCTGCGTTGGCTTTCAAAGCAGCGGATGCCATTCGCACCCGCTACCTCAAGCGTCCAGGGGAGATGATCAGCGTATGA
- a CDS encoding SDR family oxidoreductase, translating to MIVITGASGQLGHLVIAELLKTVPASQIVAVARNLEKAADLAAKGVQVRHGDYTKPETLDSAFKGAEKVLLISSDAVGTRVPQHQAVIDAAKRAGVKLLAYTSVLHADASLLGLAGEHRDTETALKASGVPSVVLRNGWYHENYTASIPPALAHGQLFGSAGEGRISSAARADYAAAAAAVLTSSDNQAGKVYELAGDASYTLTDLAAEVTRHANKPVAYINLPEADYKAALLNVGLPEFVAELLANSDAAAAQGALFDESRQLSALIGRPTTPFTEAVNQALAH from the coding sequence ATGATCGTCATTACCGGTGCATCGGGTCAGTTGGGCCATCTGGTTATCGCTGAACTGCTGAAAACAGTCCCCGCCTCGCAGATCGTCGCTGTCGCACGCAACCTTGAAAAAGCCGCCGACCTCGCCGCGAAAGGCGTGCAGGTCCGCCACGGCGACTACACGAAACCCGAGACGCTGGACAGCGCGTTCAAGGGCGCTGAAAAGGTCCTGCTGATTTCCTCCGACGCCGTGGGCACCCGCGTGCCGCAGCATCAGGCCGTGATCGACGCCGCCAAACGGGCGGGCGTCAAACTGCTCGCCTACACCAGCGTGCTGCACGCGGACGCCTCGTTGTTGGGTCTGGCAGGCGAACACCGTGATACCGAAACCGCCCTCAAGGCCTCGGGCGTACCGTCTGTGGTGCTGCGCAACGGCTGGTACCACGAGAACTACACCGCCAGCATCCCGCCCGCCCTCGCCCATGGCCAATTGTTCGGCAGCGCCGGTGAAGGCCGCATCAGTTCCGCCGCCCGCGCCGATTACGCCGCAGCGGCCGCTGCGGTGCTGACCTCTTCTGACAATCAGGCGGGCAAGGTCTACGAACTGGCCGGTGATGCGTCCTACACGCTGACCGATCTGGCCGCCGAAGTGACTCGCCATGCGAACAAACCGGTTGCATACATCAATCTGCCGGAAGCCGACTACAAAGCCGCCTTGCTGAACGTCGGTCTACCCGAATTCGTTGCCGAGCTGCTGGCCAACTCCGATGCGGCGGCTGCCCAGGGTGCCCTGTTCGACGAAAGCCGTCAGTTGAGCGCGTTGATCGGTCGCCCGACCACGCCGTTCACCGAAGCCGTAAATCAGGCACTGGCGCACTAA